A stretch of DNA from Streptomyces venezuelae:
TGCCTTCCGGCACAGGGAGTCGGCGAGCCGGGTGGTCTCGGGAATCCGGTAGCGGGGACTGAGGGCGAGCGCGTGCGCACAGGCGTTGTCGAGCGTGACCCGGTGCCCGACGGACACATAGACCGGCTTGATGCCGTCCTGCGTACGCACGGCCCGGCCGACCTCGGTGCCGTCGTCGGCGCGGAGGGCTGCGAAGTCGCCGCGCCGCGTGCCGGGCTCCTCATGGGTGAAGGTGAACGGGTTCTTCGCCACGCCCATGGCCGGCAGCCCGGTCACCACACCGAGGTGACAGGCCAGCCCGAAGCGGCGCGGGTGGGCCAGTCCGTAGCCGTCACAGACGACCAGGTCGGGGGTGGCCGTCAGGGCGTCGAGAGCGGCCAGCACGGTGGGCAGCTCCCGGAAGGCCAGCAGCCCGGGCACGTAGGGAAAGCTGACCTGCCCGACGGCCGTGGCCTCCTCCACCACCCGGAGGGTGGCCCCGTCGATCACCACGGCCGCGGCGGCGACCAGGTCGCGCTCGTCGTCGTACGCGACGTCGACCCCGGCGACGAGCCCCTGCCCGACGGGCGGACCGGCCTCGCCGAAAACGACACGACTCCGCAGTTCGTCCTGTATCGCCCGGGCCTCGGCCTCGTCGGCGGGGGTCTTCACGCTCGTCATGATGCTCCGAGAGTAGCCTGACGATCATGTTCGTAATGGAGCTGACCTACACCGCGCCCGTCGAAGCCGTGGACGACGAGATGGACGCGCACATCGCCTGGCTGAACGGCTACTACGCGGCGGGCATCTTCCTCGCCTCGGGCCGCAAGGTCCCGCGGGACGGCGGCATCATCCTGGCGGGCGGGGTCTCCCGCGCGGAAATCGAGAAGATCGCGGCGGAGGACCCCTTCGTGGAGGCGGGCGTCTGCGCCTACCGCATCACCGAATTCATCGCGACGAAGACGTCGGCGGACCTGGCGACGGTACGGGAGACGGCACGGTAGGAGCGCGGGGCTGGCGGACAGCCCGTGGCAGGAATCGAATCCCCGCTGGGAGGGACCGGACGAGCAGGGCTAACGTGCTCGTATGACGTGGCGGGGACCGATGTACCGGGTGGTCGACGGAGAGAGAATCGACGGGGTGTGGCGCCATGTCTGGCGTCGCGGGTGGAGCGGCTCCTATTACGTCGAGGATCTGCTCGTCTACGCGGACGGAGCCATCGGCTCCCCCGAGCTCACCGATATGGCGGGCCTGAAACGCCAGTTGGCCTCCGGCCGGATCTCCCCGACGGATCCCACCGTGCACGACCTGCCGGCCGAGCCGTCGAAATGGCGGTCCCGCCGGAGTGAGCCCCTCACCCGCGAAGGGTTCATGTCCGAGATCGCCGACCGGATCCAGACCCTCAACGGCCGCCCGACCAGCGCGGACCGTTGCTGGGACGCGATCCGCCGCTACCGGGACGACCCCTCGGAGTCCCACCGCCTCGCGTTGCGCGAGGCGTACTTGAAGGTCCCGCCGCATCGCCGCATCTACGTCCTCGGCGATATGGACCTCCAGGACCGCCCCCTGCGCGTCCTCTCGACGGACATCGGACGGCCCGTCGACGGCGACGGCCCGGTGGTCACGGCGTTCATGCACCAGCAGACGCTCGACTACTTCATCCGCGCCGACGGATCGGCAACCGCCGAACGGCTCCGGTACGCCGACGCCGACGCCGACGATCCCATCGTTGCCACCATCACGCTCAACGAACAGACCTACCCCCAGGGCTGGCCCGAGACGCTCGGCCTGTTCGTCCTGCGCAATGAATACCCGTCGACCGTCGTCGTCGACGGGCAGACACATCCGTCCGTGGACGAGGCCTACACCGCCCTGACCCATGGACTCTCCCAACCGTCCGCCGTGCGCCTCGCCGTGATGACGGATCTCCTCCGGGCGAAGTTCACCCAGCACCCGGATCTGGCGGCGGTCCTTCTGTCCACCGGAGAGGCGAGGTTGAGCTACACGGGCAGCTCCGCGTCCCCGTTCTGGCGGGACGCCCCCGACGGCCGCAACTGGCTGGGCCGCCTCCTCGAACTCGTCCGCTCCGAGCTGTTCGCCCGGTCCCTCCGCGAGTCGCCGGACGACCTGGTCCCTTCATAGCCGCAGGTCGCCCACATCCGGCCCGCTCAGTTCCCCTCCAGCCTCCCCACCCGTCCCTTCTCCCCCGCCGCCCAGCAGGCCGTCACGCCCGCGCAGTCGACGGTGTCGAACGAGCCGGGGTCGAGTGACCGCCAGGTCGCACCGGCGTCCCAGGTCACGTCCGTGCCTGTCGGACCCACCGCCAGCGCAACCGAGGGGAGCAACGGCACCCAGGCCACCCCCGAGCGGTAGGCCGCCGGGCCAGCCTTCGAC
This window harbors:
- a CDS encoding NADAR family protein codes for the protein MTWRGPMYRVVDGERIDGVWRHVWRRGWSGSYYVEDLLVYADGAIGSPELTDMAGLKRQLASGRISPTDPTVHDLPAEPSKWRSRRSEPLTREGFMSEIADRIQTLNGRPTSADRCWDAIRRYRDDPSESHRLALREAYLKVPPHRRIYVLGDMDLQDRPLRVLSTDIGRPVDGDGPVVTAFMHQQTLDYFIRADGSATAERLRYADADADDPIVATITLNEQTYPQGWPETLGLFVLRNEYPSTVVVDGQTHPSVDEAYTALTHGLSQPSAVRLAVMTDLLRAKFTQHPDLAAVLLSTGEARLSYTGSSASPFWRDAPDGRNWLGRLLELVRSELFARSLRESPDDLVPS
- a CDS encoding endonuclease V, with product MTSVKTPADEAEARAIQDELRSRVVFGEAGPPVGQGLVAGVDVAYDDERDLVAAAAVVIDGATLRVVEEATAVGQVSFPYVPGLLAFRELPTVLAALDALTATPDLVVCDGYGLAHPRRFGLACHLGVVTGLPAMGVAKNPFTFTHEEPGTRRGDFAALRADDGTEVGRAVRTQDGIKPVYVSVGHRVTLDNACAHALALSPRYRIPETTRLADSLCRKALKAAG
- a CDS encoding YciI family protein; this encodes MFVMELTYTAPVEAVDDEMDAHIAWLNGYYAAGIFLASGRKVPRDGGIILAGGVSRAEIEKIAAEDPFVEAGVCAYRITEFIATKTSADLATVRETAR